The Proteus terrae subsp. cibarius genome contains the following window.
TTAGCAATTTTAGGATCTTTAAGTTGCTCAATATTCGTAATGTTATATTTCTCTGCCGTTTTCTTATCAATCAAGTAACCTTGAGCGGCATTAACGACATAATCCCCTTTACGATAAAAGGTATTATCACCTCCTGCTGCTGCATATTGTGAATTATGAAGGGGAACCCAACTAACAGCCATAAAGGTGGCATCACCATTAGCGATAGAGGAATAAGCAACGTTATAGTCAACTTCTTTAATTGGCTGAACGGTGTAACCTAATTGTTCTAGTGCTTTATTAACGATTAAAGTTTGAAAGGTTTCTTCAGAAATCGTACTTTGCACGGGTTGAACCGAAATTCCTTTTCCAGGTAAATCAGCAGCGGATAACTGGGTGCTTATCAGTGTGGCGGACAATACTGTTGCCCAGATAACTGGATTACGCATAGTTTTTCCTTCTGTTGTTATGGTAAGAGATAAATAGCGACAGCGAACTGTCGCCTCTATTTCTTATATTGATTGAACGTGGTGTTCTTTATTGATTTTTAATTAATAGTAAAAATATTTATTACGATGCTTTTTTGCCAAAGAGTCGACAAATTAAGCCGATAGGCCCTGTCATATACCAGCATCTATTGCCTTTATGACGGCTGTTTTGACCTAAAGATTGTGTTAATCGGTCAAGGATAATGGCGAGGATAACAATACCGGCACCCCCTACGGCAGCTAGTCCCATATCAAGACGACCTATACCGCGTAATACCATTTGACCTAACCCACCAACGGCAATCATTGATGCAATAACAACCATTGAAAGTGCTAACATTAGTGTTTGGTTTACACCTGCCATAATTGTTGGCATGGCGAGTGGTAATTGCACTTTAAACAGCATTTGACGAGGATTTGCACCAAATGATTGTGCTGCTTCTATTAAATCTTCAGGAACTTGTTTGATCCCTAAAATGGTCAATCTCACAATTGGAGGTAAGGCAAAAATAATAGTGACCACAACGCCGGGTACGTTACCTATACCAAATAACATGACGATAGGAACTAAGTAGACAAATGCAGGCGTTGTCTGCATCGCATCGAGTAAAGGCCGAACAATTTTGGATGCTCTATCACTGTTAGCCAGCCATATTCCTAATGGAAGCCCAATAATAAGACAAAACAGTAACGAGGTGAGTACCAGTGCAAGGGTAACCATAGCTTCAGACCAAGCACCAATTGCACCAATTAATATTAATGAGATAAAAGAAGCGATACCCATAACTTTGCCTGAAAGCTGCCATGCAATCAGAGAAAACAGAATAATGGCGATAGGTGCTGGCATTGAGGTTAAGAAATTTTCAAAACCACTTAAGACCAAATCGACCGGTACACGGATACCTTGGAAAACAGGGCGAAAATGCAATACAATCCAGTCAATCGCATCAGTAACCCATGAATCTAAGGGGATCAGCGTATTATGAAACGGATCCATTAGATTGAATGAATCAGGTGCTACATCCGTTGGTGTTGCATCTAACCAATCACTGCCAGCGGATGAGGTATCAATATTTTCAGTACCACTGCCAGCACCCCATGGATCGGCATCTGTTGATGAACTGTCAGTACTACTCCAAGGATCACTTTCTGTTGTAGTGGTATCAGTTGTTGCCCAAGGATCATCATTTACGTTATTGGTTGTCTCTGGCGTAGTATCGCTTGTCGCGGTTTCTTGGATATTTGTATCCAAAGCCACATCTTTATCTGTTGTATTACTCATTTGGCGTCTCCTTATCCAGTGCTTGTAGTAACATTCCTTTAGAAATTAAGCCGATATAACGGTTTTTTTCATCAATAACAGGAATTGCACAGGGAGATTGTGCAACAGTTGAAATCAGCTCGTTTAACGGTGTATCACCATTAATAGCACAAGGCTCAGATAAAATAGCTGACTCAATAGGTTGTTTATTTTTCAGTGCCTCTTCAAGAGATGTGACGGAAACAACGCCAACAAATTTTCTTCCTCGCTCAATGAGATAGCCAAAATTTCTATCTTCATCTTCGAGTACTTTCAAGGCGGAGCGAGGACCAAAACCGGGCGCAACATGCAGTAAGGTTTCAGGACGACGTTTAGCTATATCTTTTGCACTAAATACGTGGCTAATATCAACACCACGGAAAAACGTACGCACATAATCATTTGCTGGATTATTGAGTATTTCATCTGGTGTGCCCGTTTGAACAACAACACCACCTTGCATAATGGCAATTCGGTCGCCAATACGCATAGCTTCATCCAGGTCATGGGAGATAAACACAATCGTGCGTTGTTTATCTCCTTGTAAGCTTAATAACTCATCTTGCATTTCTGTACGAATTAATGGATCGAGTGCTGAAAAGGCTTCATCCATCAATAAAATATCAGGATCGTTAGCAAGTGCACGCGCAAGGCCGATACGTTGACGCATCCCACCAGAAAGCTCATCAGGCCAAGAGTTTGCGTAACTGCCCAAGTTGACTTGCTCTAAAGCATCCATCGCTTTTTTATAACGCTCATCTTTGCTTAATCCCGCGAGATCCATTCCAAATGCAGTGTTATCAAGTACGTTCATATGGGGCATTAATGCAAATGACTGAAACACCATACTGATTTTTTTACGGCGTACTTGTCGTAACTCCTTATCCGACATGGTGGCAATATTTTCACCATCAATAAGCACCTCTCCCTTTGTTGGAGAGATCAGACGATTGAGAAGGCGGACTAGTGTGGATTTACCTGAACCAGATAATCCCATGATGACAAATATTTCGCCTTCTTCAATTGCCAGATTTGCATTTTGAACGCCCACCGTAAGCCCTGTTTTATCAAAAATCTGATCTTTATTCATACCAGATTTTAATAATTCAAACGCGCGTTTAGGGTGTTCGCCAAATACTTTGTAGAGATTTTTTACTTCGAGTTTAATTGCCATGCAATATATAGTTTCCTATTTAAATATTGAAAGGAATAAATTAAATATTAATTAATAAGTGTTGTTATTTTTCCTAAATAAGATTTTTAATAAGGGAATTACCCTACCACAATGATTGAGTCTGACAACCCTATGTTCATTATAATTAATTAAATAATTTGG
Protein-coding sequences here:
- the proW gene encoding glycine betaine/L-proline ABC transporter permease ProW, encoding MSNTTDKDVALDTNIQETATSDTTPETTNNVNDDPWATTDTTTTESDPWSSTDSSSTDADPWGAGSGTENIDTSSAGSDWLDATPTDVAPDSFNLMDPFHNTLIPLDSWVTDAIDWIVLHFRPVFQGIRVPVDLVLSGFENFLTSMPAPIAIILFSLIAWQLSGKVMGIASFISLILIGAIGAWSEAMVTLALVLTSLLFCLIIGLPLGIWLANSDRASKIVRPLLDAMQTTPAFVYLVPIVMLFGIGNVPGVVVTIIFALPPIVRLTILGIKQVPEDLIEAAQSFGANPRQMLFKVQLPLAMPTIMAGVNQTLMLALSMVVIASMIAVGGLGQMVLRGIGRLDMGLAAVGGAGIVILAIILDRLTQSLGQNSRHKGNRCWYMTGPIGLICRLFGKKAS
- the proV gene encoding glycine betaine/L-proline ABC transporter ATP-binding protein ProV, with translation MAIKLEVKNLYKVFGEHPKRAFELLKSGMNKDQIFDKTGLTVGVQNANLAIEEGEIFVIMGLSGSGKSTLVRLLNRLISPTKGEVLIDGENIATMSDKELRQVRRKKISMVFQSFALMPHMNVLDNTAFGMDLAGLSKDERYKKAMDALEQVNLGSYANSWPDELSGGMRQRIGLARALANDPDILLMDEAFSALDPLIRTEMQDELLSLQGDKQRTIVFISHDLDEAMRIGDRIAIMQGGVVVQTGTPDEILNNPANDYVRTFFRGVDISHVFSAKDIAKRRPETLLHVAPGFGPRSALKVLEDEDRNFGYLIERGRKFVGVVSVTSLEEALKNKQPIESAILSEPCAINGDTPLNELISTVAQSPCAIPVIDEKNRYIGLISKGMLLQALDKETPNE